The following are encoded together in the Thunnus thynnus chromosome 15, fThuThy2.1, whole genome shotgun sequence genome:
- the cdca8 gene encoding borealin: protein MAPRKRTTKQRKNNPKTAKLEAFLEDFDIEVKTRVEQLKEKMNQLLKDVDNSYNMALIKLPKAVRQMNWLEYCKSEKPKSPQVDHTKREEEAAIVESVVAEDHAVLLKSVKKTSKKKAGGKSSSEDENTPGAVRKGKATRKPPTTSKRAKALSVSKQNTSIRKSTRKPMITPARNLLDSSLLMGSTPLVTPRFDPRLPKTPAVRIPRHKERVYSISVNGSPIAAGNEDIVINVPIGNGESIQLLASQMDSVDLSLLDETALKSIRQLQNRLTTLCGTSE, encoded by the exons ATGGCTCCCAGGAAGAGAACCACCAAACAACGGAAAAACAATCCCAAGACGGCCAAGCTGGAGGCTTTTCTGGAGGATTTCGACATCGAAG tAAAGACTAGAGTCGAACAACTGAAAGAGAAGATGAACCAGCTGCTGAAAGATGTGGACAACAGCTACAACATGGCACTGATTAAGCTCCCCAAGGCAGTCAGGCAAATGAACTGGTTGGAATATTGCA AGTCTGAGAAACCAAAGTCACCCCAGGTGGATCATACAAAG agagaagaggaagcgGCGATAGTCGAGAGCGTCGTGGCCGAGGATCACGCCGTCCTTCTAAAATCAGTCAAGAAAA CGTCAAAGAAAAAGGCCGGAGGCAAATCCAGTTCAGAGGATGAAAACACTCCAGGCGCAGTGAGGAAG GGGAAAGCAACAAGGAAGCCTCCAACTACCTCAAAAAGAGCAAAAGCACTGTCCGTCAGCAAGCAAAACACCTCCATCAGAAA ATCGACCAGGAAGCCCATGATCACTCCTGCCAGGAACCTGCTGGATTCTTCTCTGCTGATGGGCTCCACTCCCCTCGTCACCCCGCGCTTTGACCCAAG GCTTCCTAAAACCCCTGCTGTGAGAATTCCCCGCCACAAAGAAAGGGTCTACAGCATCTCCGTCAACGGCTCTCCCATTGCAGCGGGCAACGAGGACATCGTCATCAACGTCCCCATCGGCAACGGAGAG AGTATTCAGCTGCTGGCCAGTCAGATGGACTCAGTGGATCTGTCTCTACTGGATGAAACCGCCCTGAAGAGCATTCGGCAGTTGCAG AATCGCCTCACGACACTGTGTGGAACATCAGAGTGA
- the cldn35 gene encoding claudin-4 has translation MVNTGMQLISFTCAVTGWIMAIAVTALPQWKVSAFIGSNILTSEIKWEGIWMNCIYQTTGHMQCKTYDSMLALSPDIQAARALMCLAIFMGWLSCTVSCCGMKCTTCAGDDRRAKAGIALSGGVLFILTGLCVLIPVSWTANTVIQDFYNPNVPLMHKRELGQAIYLGWAAAVILMISGAVLSSTCPLMERDGRYRRGYIGRSFANSPASAPDPPKPITSNSIPLKEYV, from the coding sequence ATGGTGAACACTGGCATGCAGCTGATCAGCTTCACCTGCGCGGTGACTGGCTGGATCATGGCGATCGCAGTCACAGCCTTGCCTCAGTGGAAGGTCTCTGCCTTCATTGGCAGCAACATCCTGACCTCGGAGATCAAATGGGAAGGCATCTGGATGAACTGCATCTACCAGACCACCGGTCACATGCAGTGTAAGACATACGACTCCATGCTGGCCTTGTCTCCGGACATCCAGGCGGCCAGAGCCCTCATGTGTTTGGCCATCTTCATGGGCTGGCTGTCCTGCACCGTGTCCTGCTGCGGCATGAAGTGCACCACCTGCGCTGGGGATGACCGTCGGGCCAAGGCGGGTATCGCTCTCTCCGGCGGGGTTCTCTTCATTCTGACGGGCCTGTGCGTGCTGATTCCTGTTTCCTGGACAGCCAACACCGTCATCCAGGATTTCTACAACCCCAATGTGCCCCTGATGCACAAGCGTGAGCTGGGTCAGGCTATCTATCTGGGCTGGGCAGCTGCGGTTATCCTCATGATCAGCGGTGCTGTGCTGAGCAGCACCTGCCCCCTCATGGAGAGGGATGGCAGGTACCGCAGGGGCTACATAGGCCGGAGCTTTGCTAATTCACCTGCTTCAGCACCAGATCCCCCAAAACCTATCACATCTAACAGTATACCACTGAAGGAGTATGTGTAG
- the airim gene encoding AFG2-interacting ribosome maturation factor has translation MSKPALLSLQQALRKSFQSLENNHKVWKTVLSECSPLMGSLGNLAEQWRALSNVQISSTPLKDFPDLEERLRFKLLQATDTVLGKLNEKMSALQSVRDAVSNQVSAAFQLYEQNTDSLDLLTVTERSATAPSAADMLEWLQDAERYYRQQFLRRKTLLQTLRADNLSLLESAPKRWKSLESSSAQDHITDTLCKVSFFMESQ, from the exons ATGTCTAAACCTGCATTACTATCACTTCAACAAGCGCTGAGGAAAAGCTTCCAGAGTCTGGAAAACAACCACAAAGTATGGAAGACTGTGTTGTCCGAGTGCAGCCCCCTCATGGGGTCTCTGGGGAACTTGGCAGAGCAGTGGAGAGCGCTGTCCAACGTTCAGATCTCCAGCACACCGCTCAAAGACTTCCCAGACCTGGAGGAACGGCTGCGTTTCAAACTTCTACAAGCCACGGATACAGTGCTGGGGAAACTCAATGAAAAGAT GTCTGCTCTCCAGTCTGTCAGAGACGCCGTCAGTAACCAGGTGTCTGCAGCCTTCCAGCTATACGAACAGAACACAGACAGTCTGGACCTGCTCACTGTAACCGAGCGCTCGGCCACCGCCCCGTCAGCCGCTGACATGCTGGAGTGGCTGCAGGATGCCGAGCGTTACTATCGACAGCA ATTCCTGAGAAGGAAGACTCTCCTGCAGACGCTCCGAGCAGACAACCTCTCCCTACTGGAATCTGCTCCCAAGAGATGGAAATCTTTGGAGTCTTCCAGTGCACAGGACCACATCACAG ATACACTTTGCAAAGTGTCCTTCTTCATGGAGTCCCAGTGA